Proteins encoded by one window of Candidatus Nitrosocosmicus hydrocola:
- a CDS encoding cache domain-containing protein translates to MSLGSAGVITILFSLNMASVLILLSLSPSDSYSISVKDGFFNQTDSNQSNGTNGTVDNSYNNLLSLKILTNSLENRLQGAASMLEFAANLSEMRSMPNATMLNTTLETLHGIPPNSDLHKRMIAQNVISYYPEIAGISFIMPNGDTYFMEPYSLQSNQTKNNLAFRDYFQGAIASKNTYLGDIITSTSSGLKRAIIAVPIFADSTDKSGVLTGVLVGSINLSLLNNELQSLNLSQGQRIVYVDSNDTKIADSDKRFSANNDESFSNLRSFQNAIEGKFGSTVEQVNQEKMFVSYYPMDAIQNRWIILWMDAAY, encoded by the coding sequence TTGTCTTTAGGATCGGCTGGAGTCATCACTATACTCTTTTCATTAAACATGGCATCAGTGCTAATACTACTATCACTATCACCATCAGACTCTTATTCAATTTCAGTAAAAGATGGGTTCTTTAATCAAACCGACTCTAATCAAAGTAATGGAACTAACGGAACTGTTGACAATAGCTATAATAATCTTCTAAGCTTAAAGATACTAACTAATAGTCTAGAAAATAGGCTACAAGGTGCAGCTTCCATGTTGGAATTTGCAGCCAATTTGTCGGAAATGAGGAGTATGCCAAATGCAACCATGCTGAACACAACTTTAGAAACACTTCATGGGATTCCACCAAATTCAGATTTACATAAAAGGATGATTGCACAAAATGTCATATCCTATTATCCTGAAATAGCTGGAATTTCATTTATCATGCCTAATGGTGATACATACTTTATGGAACCTTATTCCTTGCAGAGTAACCAAACTAAAAACAATCTTGCATTCCGCGACTACTTTCAAGGCGCCATTGCTTCAAAGAACACATATTTAGGAGATATAATAACGTCTACTTCTTCTGGCCTAAAACGGGCTATAATAGCGGTACCTATATTTGCAGATAGTACTGACAAAAGTGGAGTTTTGACAGGCGTTTTGGTTGGATCTATAAACTTGAGCCTTTTGAATAATGAGCTTCAATCGCTTAATTTATCTCAAGGACAAAGAATCGTATACGTTGATTCTAATGATACAAAGATAGCTGATTCTGATAAGAGATTTTCTGCAAATAATGACGAATCATTTTCTAATCTAAGGAGTTTTCAAAATGCCATTGAGGGAAAGTTCGGTTCCACGGTGGAGCAGGTAAACCAAGAAAAGATGTTTGTATCATACTATCCGATGGATGCGATTCAAAACAGATGGATAATCCTTTGGATGGATGCAGCCTATTAA